CAACAAAAACGCCAGTGCCGGATTAACCTTTACACTGACGTTTTTACTCGAGGCTTCGCCAGACTAGATGCCCTTACCAAGGCATAGTGAGCAAATCATCAGCGCATTTTTTAAACGCTCATCTCTTCGTTCGCGTGGCGTCGCAGGTGATCGATAAACATGGGGATCTTTCTCGCTACGTGTTTTCTCGATGCATAAAAAGCGTACAACACCAGATCATCAGGCTGGTATTCCAATGCGACCGTTTCAAGATGGCCGGCCTTTATCTCCTCTTGGCAAAAATCGATTGGCAGGATGGCGAAACCAAGCCCTGCTAACGCCGCCGATTTGGCAAGATTGCCACTGTTGACTCGAAACGAGGAGTGAACTCTCTGTGTCACCAATCCGCCTTGCGCAGTTTTGAAAATCCAAGGTGTTCCGTTAAGCGCCGTTAAACTGCTGATACAAGGGAGATGTTGCAAATCGGTGATGTGATACGGCAGAGGATGCGCTTGCAAGCGTTCAGGCGAGGCCACCACCACACTTGGCCAGCGCTTTATTTCCGTCGCTATCCAGTTACTATCGGCAAGCGGCCCACGCTGAAAACTCAGTACCACGTCAAACCCATCGAGGAGATCTTCTTTCGGGCTTAAGCTGGTATCACAGCACAATCCAATCGAAGGGTTCTGGCGACAAAAAGCAACCACCGCCTGAGCTAATGCAGGTGAATCGGGCATCAAGATCTTGAGCTGCCCCATCACTTCGTGGCTATGCTGCGTCACCTCTTCAAAAGCCTCATCCAAGCGTGCTAACAAAGTGTGGGTTCGCGCATAAAGTTGCTCTCCAGCATCGGTTGCCGCAATGCGGCGTGTGGTTCGGTCGAATAAACGCGTTGCCAATTTTTCTTCCAGTAACGCAATGTGTCGGCTGACATTGGAAGTTGGCAAATTGAGGAACTCAGCGGCGCGCTTAAAGCTTTGGTTTTCATAGACACAATGAAAGCTTCTTAACCACAGCTGATCAATATGATTGAGCATTCAATAATCCCATAAAGTTGGATTGTTAAATCAATTTTTGCCACTTTATTGCGATTTTAGGGTTAGTACAATCTTTCTGACTGGTGATTCACTGAGTAAGGAGCAGCATGGGCTGGCTAGAAAGACTCTTCGACAAAAGAAAACTTATCGCAACACGTAAAGCGACCATCCCCGACGGAATATGGACTAAGTGCGACTCCTGCGATGAAATTCTTTATCGTTTAACCTTGCAGGCCAACTTGCAGGTGTGCCCAAAATGTCATCACCATATGCGAATGGCGGCGCGGGGACGTCTGGAAAGTTTTCTCGATATCGCGCACAGAGTAGAAATTGCCAGCGAACTGCAACCCAAAGATGTCTTGAATTTTAAAGACATCAAATCTTACCAAGAACGCTTGTCGCTGGCGCAAACACAAAGCGGAGAGAAGGACGCCTTAGTGGTGATGCAAGGCCGCGTGCTAGGCGTGCCCGTGGTGGCCTGCGCGTTCGAATTCTCTTTTATGGCAGGATCAATGGGATCAGTGGTGGGGGCACGTTTTGTCAGTGCTGTTGAAACAGCACTCGCAGCGAACTGCGGTTTGGTCTGCTTCTCCGCCTGTGGCGGCGCACGAATGCAAGAATCTCTGATTTCCTTGATGCAAATGGCCAAAACCAGTGCTGCCCTTCGCCATCTCTCTAAGGCTGGGCTGCCTTACGTTTCCGTGCTGACAGACCAAACCTTTGGCGGTGTGTCGGCCAGTCTCGCCATGCTCGGAGACATCAATATTGCCGAACCCAAAGCGCGCATTGGCTTTGCAGGACGTCGGGTGATTGAGCAGACGGTTCGTGAAACACTTCCGGACGACTTTCAGCAAAGTGAGTTTCTCTTAGAACACGGCGCGCTCGATATGATTGTTGATCGGCGTGAACTGCGTGAACGCATTGCAAGACTGATGGCAAAACTGACTAATACACAGATTGCTGCCAGCGAGTAAATCCCGCCCAGGCAAAGTGACAAATCTCTTATCTGCTATTGCGACACGAGGCAAAAACATTGGCCAATGCGTAAACACTGGCCAATGGCTAAAGCTGGTAATCAACCGTTATTTCACCAGTGCCGCTTCTTTACCCCACGCACCGTCACTGCGTTTATCCAGTCGGCCGCTTAAACGAGTGAGCGCCAGCGCAAGCAAGACAATCAACGCGCCTACCCAAGGTGTGTGCATTAAACCGGCTTTCGCCACAATCACGCCACCGCCCCACGAGCCCAGTGCAATGCCGACATTAAACGCCGCGATGTTCAGACCAGAGGCGACGTCCACTGCATCTGGTGCGTATTGTTCCGCCAGTTTCACCACGTACACTTGCAGCCCCGGCACGTTGCCAAAGGCAAAGGCGCCCCACAGCAAAATGGTGGCGACCGCCGCCATTGGCTGCACCGCGGTAAAGTTAAACACCACTAAAATCGCCGCTAGACCAGTAAAAATAATCGTCAGCGCTTTGACTGGCCCCATCTTGTCGGCCATTTTTCCGCCCCAGAGATTGCCAATCGCTACCGATACGCCATACACCAGCATGATGATGCTGATCGCGCTGGCGCTAAATCCAGCTTCTTGCTGCAAAATCGGCGCAAGGAAGGTAAAAGCGGTAAACGTGCCGCCATAGCCAAGCGCAGTAATGGCGTACACCAGTAACAAACGAGGCTGCGTTAACACCCTAAGCTGGGAGGAAAACTTAGCCGCAGCAGGCTGTTTTAGGTTGTTGGGCACTAAGATCGCACTGCCGATTAAAGCAATCAGCCCCAGTAGCGCTACGATCAGAAACGTCGCCTGCCAGCCAAAAGTTTGCCCAATGTAAGTGCCAAGCGGTACCCCCGTAACCAGCGCGACGGTCAGGCCAGTAAACATCAGCGCAATCGCACTGGCCGCTTTTTCTCTAGGCACCAAACCTGTGGCAATGGTTGAACCAATCGAGAAAAATACCCCATGGGCTAAACCGGTCAAAATGCGGGCGAGAATCAAGGTGTTGTAACCGGGTGCTTGCCATGCCAGTAGATTACCGATCACAAACAGCGACATCACTGCCAGCAGAACGTACTTGCGGTTCCATTTTCCGCTCAGGGCGGTCAAAATAGGCGCGCCAATGGCTACGCCAAGCGCATACAGGCTGACCAGAAAACCGGCTGACGGTATCGAAACGGCTAAATCGGCGGCCATCGTCGGGATAAGCCCAACAATGACAAATTCGGTGGTACCAATAGCAAAGGCGCTGAGCGTCAAGGCTAAAAGAGCTAACGGCATAATCTCTCTCACTTATTTTAAAAATGGACTTTGAGGAAAACACCGCCGCGACTGACGTCGTCATGCCAAACGCGTCGGTGTTGATGGGAGGATTATGCGCAAGGCTTATTTTGCGAAAAATAGGCGTTATAACAAATAATATTTGTTATTAATGAAAAAATAACGCAACAACTCCGAAGCGAGAAGACGATGAAAACACGATCCGATGACTTAGAAATACTGCTGGCGGTGGTCGATAGCGGCGGCTTTTCTGCGGCAGCGGAACAGTTGGACATTCAGGTCGCGCGCGTTTCTCGCGCGGTGAGCAAAGTGGAGAACCAAGTAGGCGTGTCTATCTTAAACCGCACCACTCGCCGCATCGAACTCACCGAGGAAGGACGCCAGTTTGTCGAAGCAATACGAATCGGTTTGCAACAGATCCAGCAAGCGGAAGAGGAGATCATCTCGCGCGGAGAGTTACCCAAAGGACGCCTGAGGGTCGATGCTGCCAGCCCGTTTGTCTTCCATCAACTGGTGCCGCTCATCCAGCCGTTCAAACAAGCTTATCCCGACATTGAACTGGAGCTCACCTCCAACGAAGGGTTTGTCGACCTACTGGAAAAGAGAACCGATTTGGCGATCCGCATCGGCGCGTTAAGCGACTCAACCTTACACGCGAGACCGCTTGGCCGCAGTTCACTTTACATCGTCGCCTCTCCCGATTACTTGGCAAAACGCGG
This Vibrio navarrensis DNA region includes the following protein-coding sequences:
- a CDS encoding LysR family transcriptional regulator, whose protein sequence is MKTRSDDLEILLAVVDSGGFSAAAEQLDIQVARVSRAVSKVENQVGVSILNRTTRRIELTEEGRQFVEAIRIGLQQIQQAEEEIISRGELPKGRLRVDAASPFVFHQLVPLIQPFKQAYPDIELELTSNEGFVDLLEKRTDLAIRIGALSDSTLHARPLGRSSLYIVASPDYLAKRGFPYKSSDLAHHDTLGFSTPKTLNEWPLKGFSRLTPTLTSSNGETIRQLALMGNGIACLSGFMVKKDLAEGRLIALLESEKILNTGREQINAVYYKSSSVAKRISVFIDFIQPKLTL
- the accD gene encoding acetyl-CoA carboxylase, carboxyltransferase subunit beta; protein product: MGWLERLFDKRKLIATRKATIPDGIWTKCDSCDEILYRLTLQANLQVCPKCHHHMRMAARGRLESFLDIAHRVEIASELQPKDVLNFKDIKSYQERLSLAQTQSGEKDALVVMQGRVLGVPVVACAFEFSFMAGSMGSVVGARFVSAVETALAANCGLVCFSACGGARMQESLISLMQMAKTSAALRHLSKAGLPYVSVLTDQTFGGVSASLAMLGDINIAEPKARIGFAGRRVIEQTVRETLPDDFQQSEFLLEHGALDMIVDRRELRERIARLMAKLTNTQIAASE
- a CDS encoding LysR family transcriptional regulator codes for the protein MLNHIDQLWLRSFHCVYENQSFKRAAEFLNLPTSNVSRHIALLEEKLATRLFDRTTRRIAATDAGEQLYARTHTLLARLDEAFEEVTQHSHEVMGQLKILMPDSPALAQAVVAFCRQNPSIGLCCDTSLSPKEDLLDGFDVVLSFQRGPLADSNWIATEIKRWPSVVVASPERLQAHPLPYHITDLQHLPCISSLTALNGTPWIFKTAQGGLVTQRVHSSFRVNSGNLAKSAALAGLGFAILPIDFCQEEIKAGHLETVALEYQPDDLVLYAFYASRKHVARKIPMFIDHLRRHANEEMSV
- a CDS encoding MFS transporter, whose translation is MPLALLALTLSAFAIGTTEFVIVGLIPTMAADLAVSIPSAGFLVSLYALGVAIGAPILTALSGKWNRKYVLLAVMSLFVIGNLLAWQAPGYNTLILARILTGLAHGVFFSIGSTIATGLVPREKAASAIALMFTGLTVALVTGVPLGTYIGQTFGWQATFLIVALLGLIALIGSAILVPNNLKQPAAAKFSSQLRVLTQPRLLLVYAITALGYGGTFTAFTFLAPILQQEAGFSASAISIIMLVYGVSVAIGNLWGGKMADKMGPVKALTIIFTGLAAILVVFNFTAVQPMAAVATILLWGAFAFGNVPGLQVYVVKLAEQYAPDAVDVASGLNIAAFNVGIALGSWGGGVIVAKAGLMHTPWVGALIVLLALALTRLSGRLDKRSDGAWGKEAALVK